The Thermobifida halotolerans sequence GGACGGCGTGGGTGAAGGCGGTCCATTCGGGTGAGGAGAAGTCCAGTTGCGCCAGATGGCGGTTCTGGGCGTCACGTACCGCCGCACCATGCATAACGGTATCGGCGACCTCGACGCAACTGCCGCCCCGGGAGCTGCTGTAGCTGCTCGTACGCCAGGTGTCGTCGATGGCGTCCACTGATCCTCTCCTCAAGACCGACGCGACGGGTGCGTGAACGGGGGCCACCGGAGTCCCCCTGTGCTCCGGGGTCACACACTTTTTTCTTTTCCACAATATTGCGCGGTCCCTTCTTCCGCCGTTGCGCCTCGCCTCCTCTTCCGGGGCTTTCCGTTTTCTTGGCCTCCGCCTCTGGGCCGCCCCCTCCCCGACCAGGAAGGCGGCAACTACTTGCGGTTGAACCATTGACGCGGAGGGTCACGGCGTCGCACCATTCTTGGGACGTCATTTCCGTGGAACCCCTGCCACAGGAAGTGGGAGCGCTCCCAACCAGCAGCAGTCCCCATCCCCCTTCCGGAGACCCCCATGCCAGCCTCTGATCCCCCGTCCCGTCCGCGCGGCCACCGGCGACCGGCCCGCCGTGTCCTCACCGCGCTGACCGCCACCGCGGCCCTGACCGCGGGCTTCCTGGCTGTTCCGCTGACCACCGGTACCGCCCGCGCCGAACCGGCCTTCAACTACGCCGAGGCCCTCCAGAAGTCGATGTTCTTCTACGAGGCCCAGCGTTCCGGCGCACTCCCCGACGACAACCGGGTCTCCTGGCGCGGCGACTCCGGACTCACCGACGGCGCGGACGTCGGACTGGACCTGACCGGGGGCTGGTACGACGCGGGCGACCACGTCAAGTTCGGCTTCCCCATGGCCTTCACCACGACCATGCTCGCCTGGGGCGCGATCGAGAGCCCCGAAGGCTACACCGCCTCCGGCCAGATGCCCCACCTCAAGGACAACCTGCGCTGGGTCAACGACTACTTCATCAAGGCCCATCCCTCCCCCGACGAGCTGTACGTCCAGGTCGGCGACGGCGACGCCGACCACAAGTGGTGGGGGCCGGCCGAGGTCATGCCGATGGAGCGCCCCAGCCACAAGGTCGACCCCTCGTGCCCGGGCAGCGACGTGGCCGCCGAGACCGCCGCGGCGATGGCGGCGTCGTCGATCGTCCTCGCCGACGACGACCCCGCCTACTCCGCCACCCTCGTCCAGCACGCCGAGCAGCTCTACGAGTTCGCCGACACCCACCGGGGCGTCTACTCCGACTGCGTCCCGGTCGGCTCCTTCTACAACTCCTGGTCCGGCTACCAGGACGAACTGGTGTGGGGCGCCTACTGGCTGTACAAGGCCACCGGTGACCCCTCCTACCTGGACAAGGCCGAGTACGAGTACGACTTCCTGTCCACCGAGCAGCAGACCGACGTCCGCAGCTACCGGTGGACCATCGCCTGGGACGACAAGTCCTACGGCGCCTACGTGCTGCTGGCCCGGGAGACCGGCGAGCAGAAGTACATCGACGACGCCAACCGGTGGCTCGACTACTGGACGGTCGGCGTGGACGGCGACCGGGTGCCCTACTCCCCGGGCGGCCAGGCCGTGCTCGACACCTGGGGGTCGCTGCGCTACGCCGCCAACACCGCCTTCGCCGCGCTGGTGCACGCCGAGACGGTCGACGACCCGGCGCTGAAGCAGCGCTACCACGACTTCGGCGTCCGGCAGATCAACTACGCCCTCGGCGACAACCCGCGCAACTCCAGCTACGTGGTGGGCTTCGGCGACAATCCGCCGCGCAACCCCCACCACCGCACCGCGCACGGGTCGTGGACCGACAGCATCGCCTCCCCCGCCGACAACCGGCACGTGCTCTACGGCGCGCTGGTGGGCGGCCCCGGCTCCGCCGACGACGCCTACACCGACGACCGGCAGGACTACGTCGCCAACGAGGTCGCCACCGACTACAACGCCGGATTCTCCAGCGCGCTGGCCGTGCTGGTCGCCGAGTACGGCGGCACCCCGCTGGCGGACTTCCCGCCCGAGGAGGAGCCCGACGGTCCCGAGATGTTCGTCGAGGCCGAGATCAACACCCCGGGCACCACGTTCACCGAGATCAAGGCGATGATCCGCAACCGGTCGGCCTGGCCCGCCCGGATGCTGGACGAGGGCACGCTCCGCTACTGGTTCACCCTGGACGAGGGGGTGAGCGCCGACGAGATCACGGTTACCTCCGCCTACAACCAGTGCGCCGCTCCCGAGGGCGTCCACCGGGTCGAGGGCGACCTCTACTACGTGGAGATCGACTGCACCGGCGAGGAGATCTTCCCCGGCGGCCAGTCCCAGCACCGGCGCGAGGTGCAGTTCCGGATCGCCGGCGGCGAGGGCTGGGACCCCTCCAACGACTGGTCCTTCCAGGGCGTCACCGACGAGCCCGCCCCCGCCGCGAACATCGTGCTCTACGACGCGGGCGAACCGGTGTGGGGCAGCGCTCCCGAAGGCGGGGAGGACCCCGGCGACCCCGACGAGGACCGGACCCCGCCGAGCGCTCCCGGATTCCCGACGGTCCGGGACGTCACCTCCACCAGCGCCGTGCTGACCTGGCCCGCCGCCACCGACACCGGCGGCAGCGGCCTGGCCGGATACGACGTCTACCTGCTGGACGACGGCGCCCGACTGGTCGGCTCGACCACGCAGACCAGCCACCCGCTGACCGGCCTGGAGCCCGGCACCACCTACACCGCCTACGTCGTGGCCCGGGACCACGCGGGCAACGTCTCCGAGCGGAGCTGCTACGCCGTCTTCGGCACCGACACCGCCCCCGACGCGCCGAGCGCCCCCGGCGACCTCGCGGCCCTCGACATCACCGCCACCGGCGCGGTCCTGTCGTGGAGCCCGTCCACCGACAACAGCGGCAGCGGCCTGGCCGGATACGACATCTACGAGGTGGGCGGCGACCGGGTGGTCCCGGTCGGCTCGACCACGCAGACCAGCTACCCGCTGACCGGCCTGCGGCCCAGCACCGCCTACACCTACTGGGTCGAGGCCCGCGACAACAACGGCAACAGCTCCGCCCACAGCGCCGTCTCCTTCACCACCCTGGCGGAGGACGGCGGCGGGGCCTCCTGCCTGGTGGAGTACCGCACCAACGACTGGAACGGCGGCTTCACCGGCTCGGTCCGGATCACCAACACCGGTGACACCGCGCTTTCCGACTGGCGGCTGTCCTTCGCCTTCCCCGCGGGGCAGCAACTCACCCACGGCTGGAACGCCACCTGGAGCCAGAGCGGGGCCGACGTCACCGTCACCCCGATGTCCTGGAACAGCGGCCTGGCGCCCGGAGCCACCGTCGAGGTGGGCTTCAACGGCTCCTGGACCGGTTCCAACTCCGCTCCCACCGAGTTCGTCCTCAACGGCGAGAGCTGCGACACCGCCTGACCCCCTCCCCCGTCGCGGCCGTCCGCTCCCCGGCGGACGGCCGCGGCGCCGTGTCCGGCCCCGTCATGCGGCGGACAGGCCCGCCCCGGGGGACGCCCGGCAGCCGGGTGTCCTCCCCCGGTCCGGCGGGGCGGGCGCGTGTACTACAGCACCACCAGGTCGTCGCGGTGCACGATCTCCCGGCTGTACTCGGAGCCGAGTTCGCGGGCCAGCCACCTCGTGGAGCGGCCCATGAGGTCGGGGATCTCGGCGGCGTCGTAGTTGACCAGGCCGCGGGCCACGATGCGCCCGTCCTCGTCGCGCAGGTCCACCGGGTCGCCCGCGCTGAAGTCGCCCTCCACCTTGACCACCCCGGCGGGCAGCAGGGACGCCTTCTCGGTGACCACCGCCCGCACCGCCCCGGGGTCCAGGACGACACTGCCGCGTCCGGCGGTGGCGTGGGCCAGCCAGAGCTGGCGGCTGGAGGGGCGTCTGCGTTCGGCGGGGACGAAGAAGGTGCCGACCGGTCCGCCGTCCAGTGCGGCACGCGCGTTGACCGCCGAGGTCAGCACGGTGGCCACGCCCGCCTCCGTGGCGATCCGCGCGGACTCGACCTTGGTGACCATGCCTCCGGTGCCGACCCCGCGCCTGCCCGCGCTGCCGATGTCCACCCCCACCAGGTCCTCGGGGCCGTTCACCTGGCCGATGCGGCTGCTCGTGGGCAGGGACGGGTTGCCGTCGTAGAGTGCGTCGACGTCGGTCAGCAGCACCAGCAGGTCCGCCCGGAGCAGGTGGGCGACCAGCGCGGCCAGCCGGTCGTTGTCGCCGAAGCGGATCTCGTGGGTGGCGACGGTGTCGTTCTCGTTCACGATCGGCACCGCGCCGATCTCCAGCAGGCGGCTCAGGGCGCGTTGCGCGTTGCGGTACTGCGCGCGGCGCATCAGGTCGTCGGCGGTCAGCAGGATCTGCGCGGCGGTCAACGAGTGGCGGGCGAACTCGGCGGTGTAGCGGGCCAGCAGCAGGCCCTGCCCGACACTGGCCGCGGCCTGCTGGGTCGCCAGGTCGCGGGGGCGCTGGACGAGGCCCAGTGGGGCCATCCCGGCGGCGACCGCCCCGGAGGACACCAGCACCACCTCGGCTCCGGCCCTGCGGCGCGCCGCCAGCACACCGGTCAGGTCGCGGATCCGGTCGTGGTCGATGTGCCCCTCGGGGGTCGTCAGGGAGGACGATCCCACCTTGACCACCACGCGCCGGGCCCGGGTGATCGCCGAACGCGCCTGACCGGCGCCTTCGCTACCCACGTCATCTGTCCTTTCAGCCTGCGGAGGGAGGGGATCAGTTCAGTCGGGAGTCGGTACCGCGCGGTCCGAGGACGGTCTCCTCCGCGCCGACGGTCGGGGCCCAGTCGAAGACCACCGCGTTGTCCTCGTCCCCGATGTGGACCTCGGCGCCCTCGGTGGCACCGGCCCTGGCGAGGGCCTCCTCGATGCCGAGCCGGTTGAGCCGGTCGGCGAGGTAGCCGACGGCCTCGTCGTTGCTGAAGTCGGTCTGGCGGACCCAGCGCGCGGGCTTGTCACCCAGCACGCGGAAGACGTTGTTGCCCAGCGGGACGACCTGGAACGGCGTCTCGCCGAGTTCGCGCGGGCGCAGCACCAGGCGGGTGGGCTCCTCGACGGGGCGGGCGGCGCGGGCCGCGGCCACCTGCTCGCCGAGGGCGAAGGACAGTTCCCGCAACCCCTCGCGGGTGGCCGCCGACACCTGCAGGACGCGGTAGCCGCGCTCCCGCAGCATGGGTTCGACGAGTTCGGCGAGTTCCCGGGCCTCGGGCACGTCGACCTTGTTCAGCGCCACGATGCGCGGGCGGTCGGACAGGTCCACCCCGGTCCGCTCGCCGTAGACGGCCAGTTCCCGCTCAAGGACGTCCAGGTCGGTGACGGGGTCGCGGCCCGGCTCGTAGGTGGCGCAGTCCAGCACGTGCAGCAGAGTGGAGCACCGCTCGATGTGGCGCAGGAACTCCAGACCCAGTCCTCTACCCTCGCTGGCGCCGGGGATGAGCCCGGGCACGTCGGCGATCACGTACTGGGTCTGTCCGGCCTCGACGACGCCGAGGTTGGGCACCAGCGTGGTGAACGGGTAGTCGGCGATCTTGGGGCGGGCCGCGGAGAGGGCCGCGATCAGTGAGGACTTGCCCGCGCTGGGGAAGCCGACCAGGCCGACGTCGGCGATGGTCTTGATCTCCAGGCGGACGTCCAGCGCCTCGCCCGGCTCGCCCTTGAGTGCGAAGCCGGGGGCCTTGCGCCTGGGGGAGGCGAGTGCGGCGTTGCCGAGTCCGCCGCTGCCGCCGCGGGCGGCCACCAGTCGGGTCCCCTGCCCGACCAGGTCGGCGATGACCTCGCCGTCCAGGGTGGTCACCACGGTCCCCTCGGGGACCGGCAGCACCAGGTCGGCACCGTTGGCTCCGGCGCGGTGGCCGCCCTGGCCGGGGGTTCCGTTGCCCGCCCTGCGGTGGGGACGCCGCTGGTAGTCCAGCAGGGTGGCGGTGTTGCGGTCGACCTCCAGGATGACGTCGCCGCCCCGGCCGCCGTTGCCGCCGTCGGGACCGCCCAGCGGCTTGAACTTCTCCCGGTGGACGGAGGCACAGCCGTGCCCGCCGTCCCCGGCCTTGATGTGCAAGACCGCCTCGTCGACGAAATCGGACATGTCGCTGGCTCCTCGATGCCGCTGGACGAATGCACGTGAGGCGGGCCAGTGGCACTGGCCCGCCTCACGTTCTGGTACTGCGCCGTTCCCCGGACCTACTCGCTGGCGGCCGGGGTCGGGACGATGCTCACGGCCTTGCGGCCGCGCAGGTTTCCGAACTGGACCGTGCCCGCGACCAGCGCGAACAGGGTGTCGTCGCCACCGCGGCCGACGTTGTCGCCGGGGTGGAAGCGGGTGCCGCGCTGACGGACGAGAATCTCGCCGGCGTTGACGGCCTGCCCGCCGAAACGCTTGACACCGAGCCGCTTGGCGTTGGAGTCGCGTCCGTTACGGCTGGACGACGCGCCCTTCTTGTGTGCCATCTCGCGCTCCTCCCGCTACTTCGCGGCGATGCCGGTGACCCGGACCTGGGTGTACTTCTGGCGGTGCCCCAGGCGCCTCTTGTAACCGGTCTTGTTCTTGTACTTCAGGATATTGATCTTGGGGCCCGCGGTCTCGCCGAGGACCTCGGCGGTGACCTCGTATCCGCCCAGCTCGGCAGTGTCGCTGATGACCTTGCCGTCGTCGACGACAAGCAGCGGCTGCAGGTTGAGCGTGGCACCGGCCTCTTCGGCCACCCTGTCGATGGTCAAGACGTCATCGACGGAGACCTTCTCCTGTCGGCCGCCCGCTCGCACGATCGCGTACACCGGGAAACTCACTTCCTGCTCGCTTCAGAAAAGAATGCGCTCAAAATCGACCGCAGTCGTCAACCCGCTCGCCCCCCAAACGTGGTGGCGTGGGATTCGAAAGGAGGTCTCGGGCGCGCGAACATGTGGGGCGCGCCGACGCACCATAGTTCAGACTACCACTCGCCCGCCGGGGGTGAGCACGACGCGGTCGGGGCCGGGCGGGCGCGGACCCGCCCGGCAGTCCGAATCATCCGGCCTCGGCCACCGCCGTCTCGGGGGCGGCCACGCTCGCCTTGCGCCGGGTCCGGCGGCGGCGGGGCCGTTCGGTGACGGCGTCGGAGTCGGCCGCCTGGCCGTCGTCGGCCTCGGCCGCCGGAACGGACGCCACCTGCACGGCGGCGGGCGCTTCGGGTCCCGTCTCGTCGGGGCCCTGCCCCTCCGCCTCCGGCGGTGGTCCCGCGGCGCGCTTGGCCCGCCGGGTGGTGCGGCTCGACTTCTTGGGCTCCTGCGCGGCGGGCTCGGTCTGCGGAGCGGCCTCGACCTCCGGTGCGGACTGCGCCTTCTCCGCCGCAGCCGCCCTGTCCGAGGACTTGTCCGAAGCCTTGTCCGAGCCGTTCTTGTTCTTCTTCTTGCGTCCGCCGTTGCCGTTGGACCTGGTCTCGACGAGGTCGGTGTGCAGGACCAGGCCGCGGCCGCTGCACTGCTCGCAGGTGTGCGAGAAGGCCTCCAGCAGCCCCTGGCCGACCCGCTTGCGGGTCATCTGCACCAGTCCCAGCGAGGTGACCTCGGCCACCTGGTGCTTGGTGCGGTCCCGGGACAGGCACTCCAGCATGCGGCGCAGGACCAGGTCCCGGTTGCTCTCCAGCACCATGTCGATGAAGTCGATCACGATGATGCCGCCGATGTCGCGCAGCCGCAGCTGCCGCACGATCTCCTCGGCCGCCTCGAGGTTGTTCTTGGTGACCGTCTCCTCGAGGTTTCCGCCCTGACCGGTGAACTTGCCGGTGTTGACGTCGATGACGGTCATCGCCTCGGTGCGGTCGATGATCAGGGAGCCGCCGCTGGGCAGCCACACCTTGCGTTCCAGCGCCTTGGCGATCTGCTCGTCGATCCGGTAGGCCTCGAAGACGTCGCGGTCCTCGGTCCAGTGCGACAGGCGGTCGGCCAGGTGGGGGGCGACGTGGTCGACGTAGTCGCGTATGGTCTCCCAGGCGTCGCCGCCGGAGACGACGAGGCTGGAGAAGTCCTCGTTGAAGATGTCGCGGACCACGCGGGTGGTGAGGTCGGGCTCGCTGTTGAGCAGTGCCGGGGCGGTGGCCGACTTCGCCTTGCGCTTGATGGCCTCCCACTGCTTGGCCAGGCGGGAGATGTCGCGCTCCAACTCCTCCTCGCTGGCCCCCTCGGCCGCGGTGCGCACGATCACCCCGGCGCCGGTGGGCATGACCTTCTTGAGGATCTGCTTGAGGCGGGCCCGCTCCTTGTCGGGGAGCTTGCGGCTGATCCCGGTCATGGAGCCGTCGGGCACGTACACCAGGTAGCGGCCGGGGAGGCTGATCTGGCTGGTCAGGCGGGCGCCCTTGTGGCCGAGCGGATCCTTGGTGACCTGGACCAGGACGGACTGGCCGGACTTGAGCACCGACTCGATCCGGCGGGGCTGGCCCTCCAGTCCGGTGGCGTCCCAGTTGACCTCGCCCGCGTACAGGACGGCGTTGCGTCCCTTGCCGATGTCGACGAAGGCCGCCTCCATCGAGGGCAGGACGTTCTGCACCCGCCCCAGGTAGACGTTGCCGACGTAGGACTTGTGGTCGGCGCGGTCGACGTAGTGCTCGACGAGCACGTTGTCCTCGAGCACGGCGATCTGGGTGCGCTCACCGGTGCGGCGGACCACCAGGTCGCGCTTGACGGACTCGCGGCGGGCCAGGAACTCGCTCTCGGTGATGATCGGGGGGCGGCGGCGTCCCTGCTCGCGGCCCTCGCGGCGGCGCTGCCGCTTGGCCTCCAGGCGGGTGGAGCCGCGGACGGCCTGCACCTCGTTCTCGATCGGGCGTTCGGTGCGGGCGGGACGCACCCGGACCACCGTGTTGGGCGGGTCGTCGGGTTCGGGTTCGGCCGCGACCTCCGTTCCCGAGCGGCGGCGGCGACGGCGGCGGCGACGGCTGGTGCCCGTGGCCTCGGCCTCCTCGGCGGAGTCGTCCTGCTCGGAGCTGTCGGCACCGCCGGTCTCGGCCTGCTCGGCGGTCGCGGTCTCGGTGGTGGTCCCGGCGCGGTCGTCGGCGTCGTCGGAGGTGGTGGAGGCGTCGGCGGCCGTGGCCTCCGCGGTCTCGGTGTCGTCGCCGTTGCGCCTGCTGCGCCGTCCGCCCCTGCGACGGCGGCGGCGGGTGGACCGATCCTCCGCGGAGTCCTCGGCGTCGGATTCGGGTGTCTCCTCGGCATCCTCCGTCGCGGCGCCGGAGTCGTCGGCCGTCTGGTTCTCCTCCACCACGGGGGGTTGGAAGAGCACCATGGGCGGCTGGAAGGTGACCGCGGCCACGGCGGGGGGTTCGGCCGGTTCCGCCGCGCCGGTGTCCTGCGAAGCGCCTACCTCGGCCGTCTCGGGCTCGCTCGGCGCGTCCCGGTGGTCCGGCTCGGCGCCGTCGGCCCCGGCCGTGCCGGTCCTGCGGGTGCGCGTCCGCGGGCTCCGGGTCGCGGTCTTGCGGCTGCGCCGCTTCGGCTCCTCCGCGGCCTCCTCGGAGGCCGGTTCCGCTCCCTGCGGGACCGGGTCTGCGGGCACCAGTTCCACGGAGGAGGCGGCCACGGTCGTGGGTGTCGACGCCGGTGCCGGCTCTGGTTCGGGCGGCGGTCCGGCGGGTCGGCTCGCGGCACGGCCACGGCGCACCGGCGCGGCCGGGCGCACGGTGCTGGACATGCCTGCGGGGGCCGATCCGTTCGGCCTGGCGGTTGTCTCTGTTTCAGTTGTCCCCTCGGTGCCTCCGGCACCGTTGCTGGGCTCGTTCTCGAGCATCCGGGCGGTCTCCCGTCAAGTTCTCGGGCGCGGCCCGCACAAGGTGCCCGGCCGCGGCTCGCAAGAACTGTCGTTGTCAATATCCGCACCGACGCCGCACTGGGCGGCACCGGTCAAAGTCCTTGAGGTGCGCTCACGTTCCCCGATCCGGGCCGCGCGGGGGCGTGCCCGGCGTGTGCGCTGACGACGGTGGCGCCTGTCTCCGAGGCCGCGTCGTCCGCGGCGAGCGGGTCCGCGATGGTTCCGGAGTCCTCGTCGAGCGGCCCCTGCGCCAGTCGGGTCATCCTCGTCGATGACTGCGGCGCGAGTTCGGCGATCTGACGGAGGCCGGTCACCACGTCGTCGGGTCGTACGACAGGGATGGTATGCCGCACGATCAAGCGAAGTATGGCATATGTCTCTTGTTGTTCCGTTGCGGCGCGCCTGTCGACATCCAGTCGAAGGACCGGTGAGCGTGCGTCGAAGCGGCGGCGCCCCTTCTTGGTGAGCCGCTCCACCTCGATCCGTTCGGCCGCGAGGAACGCGGCCACGGCTGCCGCGGCGTCGTCAGGGTCGACACCCGGAAGTTCGATGCGCCACTCCGACGCCTCCAGACGGTCCGCCAGACCGCCCGCCGTCGCCGGGACCACGGTGAGGATGTCGATGCCCTCGGGCATCGCCTCGTCGAGTCGCGCGCGCAACTGTTCCGGGTCCATCGGCTCGGCCAGAGTGAGTTCGCAATACTCCGCCTCACTCGCCACTCCCGTGGGTGCGGCACCCGTGTAGGAGATCTTGGGGTGAGGCGAGAACCCCGCCGAGAAGGCCACGGGCACCTGGGCCCTGCGCAGCGCACGCTCGAGTGCGCGGGCGATGTCGCGATGGCTCGCGAATCTCATCCGGTGGCGTTTGGCGTACCGTACGCGCAACCGTCGGCCCTGGTTTCCGTTGGAGAGCGAATCGGCGCCCTCAAGTGCGGGGGGCAGCTCTGCTCCTTTCCTCGGACTCCCTCGGGGACCGGCACGGCGGCCCGTGCCTCTCCCCTGGGAGAGTTCGTCTTCTTTTCAGCCTACGGGGCGTACCGGCGACTTCGCGCCACCGCCCTGTTGATGTACAACCTGCTCCGGCGGACGCGTGTTCCGGCACTGTCAATGCTGTTCCCACTGCGACCGGAGTTGAAAAGCGCTGTTTGCGGCGCTCGGCGACGGATCGGAGCGCTCCACCGCCCGCCCGGGGCCCGATCCGGGGCCGCGCGGGGCTTTCTCGAAAAAATCCGAAACCTTTGCCAACCAACCCCGGACCCGGTACGTCCAAGTACGTGTACGGCCCGGCGCGAGCGGGGTGCCGGGCCGTACCTCCTCCTTCGGGGCCGGCCGCCCCGGCTCCCGCGCGGACCGGTCGCCCTCACACCACGCTCAGCGGCAGCAGTTTGCGTCCCGCCGTGTCGTGGGTCTGGATCTCGGTGCCCATGCTCGGGCAGACCCCGCAGTCGTAGCAGGGGCTCCACCGGCAGTCGTCGACCTCCACCGACTCCTCGCCGTGCAGGGCGTCCTGCCAGTCCTGCCACAGCCACCCGCGGTCCAGTCCCGCGTCGAGGTGGTCCCAGGGCAGCACCTCGTCGGCGTCGCGCTCGCGCACCGTGTACCAGTCCACGTCCACCGGCTCGTCGGCCAGGACCGCCTCGGCGGCCTCGATCCAGCGGTCGTAGGAGAAGTACTCGCTCCAACCGTCGAAGCGGCCCCCGTCGCGCCACACCCGCTCCACGACCCGGCCCAGTCGGCGGTCGCCGCGGGAGAGCAGTCCCTCGATGATGGAGGGGCGTCCCTCGTGGTAGCGCAGCCCGATCGACTTGCCGTAGGCCCTGTCCGAGCGCAGGGCGTCCCTGAGCCCGCGCAGCCGGGCGTCGACGACCTCGTGCGGGGTCTGGCCCGCCCACTGGAAGGGGGTGTGCGGCTTGGGCACGAACCCGCCGATGGAGACCGTGCAGCGGATGTCCCTGCGTCCGGTGACCTCGCGGCCGGCCCTGATGACCTCGCGGGCCAGATCGGCGATGGCCAGGACGTCGGCGTCCTCCTCGGTGGGCAGCCCGCACATGAAGTAGAGCTTGACCTGGCGCCACCCCGCGGCGTAGGCGGCGGTGACGGTGCGGATCAGGTCCTCCTCGGTGACCATCTTGTTGATGACCCGGCGCATCCGCTCGCTGCCGCCCTCGGGCGCGAAGGTGAGCCCGGAGCGGCGGCCGTTGCGGGTGAGCTCGTTGGCCAGGTCGATGTTGAAGGCGTCCACCCGGGTGGAGGGCAGGGACAGTCCGGTGTGGGTGCCCTCGTAGCGGTCGGCGAGGTTCTTGGTGATGTCGGCGATCTGGCTGTGGTCGGCGCTGGACAGCGACAGCAGGCCGACCTCCTGGAAGCCGGAGGAGCGCACTCCCTGCTCGACCATCCCGGCGACGGCCTGCTCGCTGCGCTCGCGCACCGGGCGGGTGATCATCCCGGCCTGGCAGAAGCGGCAGCCGCGGGTGCAGCCGCGGAAGATCTCGACGCTGTAGCGCTCGTGGACGGACTCGGCGATCGGGACGATCGGGTTCTTGGGGTAGGGCCACCTGTCGAGGTCCATGACGGTGTGCTTGTGCACCCGCCAGGGCACCCCCTCCCGGTTGGGCGTGTACCGCTCGATCCGGCCGTCGGGCAGGTAGGAGACGTCGTAGAACTTGGGCACGTACACCC is a genomic window containing:
- a CDS encoding TIGR03960 family B12-binding radical SAM protein, which codes for MPVESVFPQLESLLPQVQKPIQYVGGELNSVVKEWDDTEVRWALMYPDAYEVGVPNQGIQILYEILNEREGVLAERTYAVWPDLEKLMREHGVPHFTVDAHRPLAAFDVLGVSFASEMGYTNLLTALDLAGIPLHAVDRGDEHPIVLAGGHAAFNPEPIADFLDAVILGDGEEIALAVTELVREFRREGSPGGRDALLTRLAATGGVYVPKFYDVSYLPDGRIERYTPNREGVPWRVHKHTVMDLDRWPYPKNPIVPIAESVHERYSVEIFRGCTRGCRFCQAGMITRPVRERSEQAVAGMVEQGVRSSGFQEVGLLSLSSADHSQIADITKNLADRYEGTHTGLSLPSTRVDAFNIDLANELTRNGRRSGLTFAPEGGSERMRRVINKMVTEEDLIRTVTAAYAAGWRQVKLYFMCGLPTEEDADVLAIADLAREVIRAGREVTGRRDIRCTVSIGGFVPKPHTPFQWAGQTPHEVVDARLRGLRDALRSDRAYGKSIGLRYHEGRPSIIEGLLSRGDRRLGRVVERVWRDGGRFDGWSEYFSYDRWIEAAEAVLADEPVDVDWYTVRERDADEVLPWDHLDAGLDRGWLWQDWQDALHGEESVEVDDCRWSPCYDCGVCPSMGTEIQTHDTAGRKLLPLSVV
- a CDS encoding TIGR03936 family radical SAM-associated protein, whose translation is MRVRYAKRHRMRFASHRDIARALERALRRAQVPVAFSAGFSPHPKISYTGAAPTGVASEAEYCELTLAEPMDPEQLRARLDEAMPEGIDILTVVPATAGGLADRLEASEWRIELPGVDPDDAAAAVAAFLAAERIEVERLTKKGRRRFDARSPVLRLDVDRRAATEQQETYAILRLIVRHTIPVVRPDDVVTGLRQIAELAPQSSTRMTRLAQGPLDEDSGTIADPLAADDAASETGATVVSAHAGHAPARPGSGNVSAPQGL